In the Ruminococcus sp. OA3 genome, one interval contains:
- a CDS encoding DNA-directed RNA polymerase subunit alpha, whose translation MFDFNKPKIEITEISDDKKYGKFVVEPLERGYGTTLGNSLRRIMLSSLPGAAVSQVKIEGVLHEFSSIPGVKEDVTEIIMNLKSLAIRNTSETNEAKIAYIEFEGEGVVHASDIQADQDIEILNPDLAIATLNGGADSKLYMELTITKGRGYVSADKGKSEDMPIGVIAIDSIYTPVERVNLTVENTRVGQITDYDKLTLDVFTKGTLAPDEAVSLAAKVLSEHLKLFIDLSENAKTAEVMIEKEDHEKEKVLEMNIDELELSVRSYNCLKRAGINTVEELCNRTSEDMMKVRNLGRKSLEEVLAKLKELGLQLNPGEE comes from the coding sequence GTGTTTGATTTTAATAAACCGAAAATCGAGATTACTGAAATTTCAGACGATAAAAAATATGGTAAATTTGTGGTTGAGCCGCTCGAGAGAGGATACGGCACGACACTCGGCAATTCTCTGAGAAGAATCATGCTTTCTTCTCTTCCGGGAGCTGCTGTCAGCCAGGTAAAGATCGAAGGCGTTCTGCACGAATTCAGTTCCATTCCGGGCGTTAAAGAGGATGTAACCGAGATTATCATGAACCTTAAGAGTCTTGCAATCAGAAACACAAGCGAGACTAATGAGGCGAAAATAGCTTACATTGAATTTGAAGGTGAAGGTGTAGTTCATGCTTCTGATATTCAGGCAGACCAGGATATTGAGATTCTGAATCCGGATCTTGCGATCGCAACGCTGAACGGCGGTGCAGACAGCAAGCTGTACATGGAACTTACCATTACCAAAGGACGCGGTTATGTCAGCGCGGACAAAGGAAAAAGCGAGGACATGCCAATTGGCGTTATCGCGATAGATTCTATCTACACTCCGGTTGAGCGTGTAAACCTGACAGTTGAAAACACGCGTGTCGGTCAGATCACGGACTATGACAAGCTGACACTTGATGTGTTCACCAAGGGTACACTTGCGCCGGATGAGGCTGTCAGCCTTGCAGCCAAGGTGCTGAGTGAGCATCTGAAGCTCTTCATTGATCTTTCTGAAAATGCAAAGACCGCTGAGGTTATGATCGAGAAAGAAGATCATGAGAAAGAAAAAGTTTTAGAAATGAATATCGACGAGCTTGAGCTGTCTGTTCGTTCCTACAACTGTCTGAAGAGAGCCGGTATCAATACAGTAGAAGAATTATGCAACAGAACTTCAGAGGATATGATGAAAGTCCGCAATCTGGGACGCAAATCT
- the rpsD gene encoding 30S ribosomal protein S4, translating to MAVNRVPVLKRCRSLGLDPVYLGIDKKSTRQLRRSNRKMSEYGTQLREKQKAKFIYGVLEKPFRNYYKKADQMPGMTGANLMTMLETRLDNVIFRLGFARTRREARQIVDHKHVLVNGKQVNIPSYLVKAGDTIEIKEKCKGSQRYKDILEVTGGRMVPEWLDVNQETLTGTVKELPAREVIDVPVNEMLIVELYSK from the coding sequence ATGGCAGTAAATAGAGTACCCGTACTGAAAAGATGCAGATCCCTCGGACTGGATCCTGTATATCTTGGAATCGATAAAAAATCAACAAGACAGTTAAGAAGATCAAACCGTAAGATGTCTGAATACGGTACACAGTTAAGAGAAAAACAGAAAGCAAAATTCATCTATGGTGTTCTGGAAAAACCGTTCAGAAACTACTATAAAAAAGCTGATCAGATGCCGGGCATGACAGGTGCAAATCTGATGACTATGCTGGAGACACGTCTTGATAACGTAATTTTCAGACTTGGTTTTGCAAGAACAAGAAGAGAAGCCAGACAGATCGTTGACCACAAACATGTACTGGTAAACGGAAAACAGGTAAATATTCCGTCTTATCTCGTAAAAGCCGGTGATACGATTGAAATCAAAGAAAAATGCAAAGGATCTCAGAGATACAAAGACATTCTGGAAGTTACAGGCGGAAGAATGGTTCCGGAATGGCTGGATGTAAATCAGGAAACATTGACTGGTACAGTGAAAGAATTACCTGCAAGAGAAGTCATTGATGTTCCGGTTAACGAGATGCTTATCGTCGAGCTGTATTCCAAATAA
- the rpsK gene encoding 30S ribosomal protein S11 codes for MAKVTKKTTKRRVKKNVERGQAHIQSSFNNTIVTLTDTEGNALSWASAGGLGFRGSRKSTPYAAQMAAETATKAALVHGLKTVDVFVKGPGSGREAAIRALSASGLEVTSIKDVTPVPHNGCRPPKRRRV; via the coding sequence ATGGCTAAAGTGACAAAGAAAACGACGAAACGTCGTGTTAAGAAAAACGTTGAACGCGGACAGGCACATATTCAGTCATCTTTCAATAACACAATCGTTACTCTGACTGATACTGAAGGCAACGCTCTTTCATGGGCAAGTGCTGGTGGTCTGGGATTTAGAGGTTCAAGAAAATCTACTCCTTATGCAGCTCAGATGGCAGCAGAAACTGCTACAAAGGCAGCGCTGGTACACGGTTTAAAAACAGTTGACGTATTTGTAAAAGGTCCTGGTTCAGGAAGAGAAGCTGCAATCCGTGCACTCTCTGCAAGCGGACTGGAAGTAACCAGCATCAAAGACGTAACTCCGGTACCGCATAACGGATGCCGTCCACCAAAACGTAGAAGAGTTTAA
- the rpsM gene encoding 30S ribosomal protein S13, whose protein sequence is MARIAGVDLPRDKRVEIGLTYIYGIGRTSADRILKEANVNPDTRVRDLTDEEVKRISVVIEETQTVEGDLRREIALNIKRLQEIGCYRGIRHRKGLPVRGQKTKTNARTRKGPKRTVANKKK, encoded by the coding sequence ATGGCTCGTATAGCTGGTGTAGACTTACCAAGAGACAAACGTGTGGAAATCGGATTAACTTATATCTATGGAATCGGCAGAACAAGTGCTGACCGTATCCTGAAAGAAGCAAATGTGAATCCGGATACTCGAGTAAGAGATTTAACTGACGAAGAAGTAAAAAGAATCAGTGTGGTAATCGAAGAAACACAGACAGTAGAAGGTGATCTGAGAAGAGAAATCGCTCTCAACATCAAACGTCTGCAGGAGATCGGATGCTACAGGGGTATTCGTCATAGAAAAGGACTTCCTGTTCGTGGACAGAAGACAAAGACAAATGCAAGAACACGTAAAGGTCCGAAGAGAACAGTTGCAAATAAGAAAAAGTAA
- the rpmJ gene encoding 50S ribosomal protein L36 — protein sequence MKVRSSVKPICEKCKIIKRKGSIRVICENPKHKQRQG from the coding sequence ATGAAAGTAAGATCATCTGTTAAGCCTATTTGTGAAAAATGTAAGATCATTAAAAGAAAAGGTAGTATCAGAGTAATCTGCGAGAATCCAAAACACAAACAGAGACAAGGCTGA
- a CDS encoding cation diffusion facilitator family transporter — MDFLVKKFVKNSDRIHDPAVRTSYGVLVSIVGILCNVLLFAAKLLIGVFMHSIAVMADAFNNLSDAASSVISFVGVKMASKPADDEHPFGHGRMEYIAAFIVAFLVIQVGFSFFKSSIVKLQNPEDITFELIPFLILVLSVGVKFWMAHFNRRLGKRIDSKVMLATAADSLGDVITTSATIVSILICAFAGINIDAIAGLVVSMVVIWSGISIVKDTLEPLIGEAVDPKLYQDITELVESYDGIVGTHDLIVHNYGPNKSMATIHAEVPRDVDIEESHEIIDRIERDVAKKLGIFLVIHMDPLAVEDEAILAVRGEVEEILWLIDESLSFHDFRMVHGKKQINLIFDVVVPHSYTQENRDRLVHKIKVAMQKKDSRYQCVITVDQSFVADAKTE, encoded by the coding sequence ATGGATTTTTTAGTTAAAAAGTTTGTAAAAAACAGCGACAGGATTCATGATCCTGCGGTCAGGACTTCCTATGGCGTACTCGTGAGTATCGTTGGGATACTGTGCAATGTCCTGTTATTTGCCGCGAAGCTTTTAATCGGTGTTTTCATGCACAGTATTGCAGTCATGGCAGATGCCTTCAATAACCTGTCAGATGCCGCTTCCTCTGTGATCAGTTTTGTGGGTGTCAAGATGGCCAGCAAACCGGCGGATGATGAGCATCCTTTTGGGCATGGACGTATGGAATATATTGCGGCTTTCATCGTTGCGTTCCTGGTAATACAGGTTGGATTTTCATTTTTCAAGAGCAGTATTGTGAAGCTTCAGAATCCGGAGGATATTACCTTCGAACTGATTCCATTTTTGATTCTGGTACTCTCGGTGGGAGTGAAATTCTGGATGGCACATTTTAATCGCAGGCTTGGGAAACGGATCGACTCAAAAGTAATGCTGGCGACCGCTGCCGATTCCCTGGGGGATGTGATCACGACATCCGCGACGATTGTTTCGATACTGATCTGTGCGTTTGCCGGTATCAATATTGACGCAATTGCAGGACTTGTGGTTTCGATGGTCGTTATATGGTCCGGCATTTCCATCGTGAAGGATACACTGGAACCTCTCATCGGGGAGGCTGTTGATCCGAAGCTGTACCAGGACATAACGGAATTGGTTGAGAGTTACGACGGTATAGTGGGAACACATGATCTGATCGTGCACAATTACGGTCCGAATAAAAGTATGGCTACGATCCATGCGGAAGTGCCGCGCGATGTGGACATTGAAGAGTCACATGAGATTATCGACAGGATAGAACGGGATGTAGCGAAAAAACTCGGTATTTTTCTGGTCATTCACATGGATCCGCTGGCGGTTGAGGACGAGGCTATCCTGGCAGTGAGGGGAGAGGTCGAAGAGATCCTCTGGCTGATCGATGAGTCTTTAAGCTTCCATGACTTTCGGATGGTGCACGGAAAGAAACAGATCAATCTGATCTTTGACGTTGTCGTACCACACAGTTATACGCAGGAGAATCGTGACAGGCTGGTACACAAAATCAAAGTAGCCATGCAGAAAAAAGATTCGAGGTATCAATGTGTGATTACAGTAGACCAGAGTTTTGTCGCAGACGCAAAAACGGAGTAA
- the infA gene encoding translation initiation factor IF-1, which yields MSKADVIEVEGTVLEKLPNAMFKVELENKHVVLAHISGKLRMNFIRILPGDKVTIELSPYDLTKGRIIWRDK from the coding sequence ATGTCAAAGGCTGATGTTATTGAAGTAGAAGGTACGGTATTGGAAAAGCTGCCAAATGCCATGTTTAAAGTTGAATTGGAAAATAAGCATGTGGTTCTGGCACATATCAGCGGCAAGCTGCGTATGAATTTCATCCGTATCCTGCCGGGTGACAAAGTAACGATTGAACTGTCACCGTATGATCTGACAAAAGGCAGAATCATATGGAGAGATAAATAA
- a CDS encoding KOW domain-containing RNA-binding protein has product MKNVAKGMFARSLAGHDKGRLYIILCTDEEYVYLADGKNRLLDTPKKKRKRHVQVDYHISALIQDRMDSRCGLRDEDIKRAIKLKEANI; this is encoded by the coding sequence ATGAAAAATGTAGCTAAAGGCATGTTTGCCAGGTCTCTGGCAGGACATGATAAAGGCAGATTATATATCATATTGTGCACAGATGAGGAATATGTATATCTGGCAGACGGAAAAAACCGCCTGCTGGATACACCAAAGAAGAAGAGGAAGCGTCATGTTCAGGTAGATTATCATATTTCAGCACTCATACAGGATAGAATGGATTCCCGCTGCGGGCTGCGGGATGAAGATATCAAAAGGGCCATTAAATTGAAGGAAGCTAATATCTAG
- the map gene encoding type I methionyl aminopeptidase — protein MSVTIKSLKEIELMREAGRLLELVHDELAKAVRPGISTWDIDHLGEELIRSYGCVPNFLNYNGFPASICVSVNDEVVHGIPRKDRILQEGDIVSLDAGLIYQGYHSDAARTHAVGEISAEARRLVDVTRQSFFEGIKYAKAGHHLNEISAAIGSYAESFGYGVVTDLVGHGIGSSLHEDPQIPNFAQKRRGLRLQPGMTLAIEPMINMGRADVCWLDDDWTVVTEDGSWSAHYENTVLITEGEPELLTLTEQKATK, from the coding sequence ATGTCGGTTACAATTAAATCTTTAAAAGAAATTGAACTGATGAGAGAAGCCGGCCGTCTGCTGGAACTGGTTCACGATGAACTGGCGAAGGCTGTTCGGCCGGGAATTTCAACATGGGATATCGACCATCTGGGAGAAGAACTCATCCGCAGTTATGGCTGTGTTCCCAACTTTTTGAATTATAATGGATTTCCGGCTTCTATCTGTGTTTCTGTTAACGATGAGGTCGTACATGGAATTCCAAGAAAAGACAGGATCCTTCAGGAGGGTGATATTGTGAGCCTGGATGCCGGTCTGATCTATCAGGGATATCATTCTGATGCTGCCCGTACACATGCGGTCGGTGAGATCAGTGCTGAGGCCAGGCGGCTGGTCGATGTTACCAGACAAAGCTTTTTTGAAGGCATTAAATACGCAAAGGCAGGACATCATTTAAATGAAATATCCGCGGCAATCGGTTCATATGCGGAGAGTTTCGGTTATGGTGTGGTAACGGATCTGGTAGGCCATGGCATAGGCAGCAGCCTGCATGAAGATCCACAGATACCTAATTTTGCACAAAAACGCAGAGGACTTCGACTGCAGCCGGGAATGACCCTGGCAATTGAGCCCATGATCAATATGGGACGCGCGGATGTCTGCTGGCTGGATGATGACTGGACTGTTGTGACGGAAGACGGCTCATGGTCAGCACATTACGAAAATACAGTGCTGATTACGGAGGGGGAACCGGAACTGCTGACGTTGACAGAGCAGAAAGCAACTAAGTAA
- a CDS encoding adenylate kinase translates to MKIIMLGAPGAGKGTQAKKIAAKYQIPHISTGDIFRANIKNGTELGNKAKTYMDQGLLVPDELVCDLVVDRVKQEDCANGYVLDGFPRTIPQAESLRSALKALGESIDYAINIEVPDENIVNRMGGRRACPACGATYHKENIPPKIAGICDVCGAKLILRDDDKPETVKKRLDVYHDQTQPLIEFYTAENVLVEVDGTQPMDTVFEAICKILGA, encoded by the coding sequence ATGAAGATTATTATGTTAGGAGCACCAGGGGCAGGCAAGGGAACACAGGCAAAAAAGATAGCTGCAAAATATCAGATTCCGCATATTTCTACTGGGGATATTTTCCGTGCAAATATTAAAAATGGAACAGAGCTGGGCAACAAGGCGAAGACATACATGGATCAGGGACTGCTGGTTCCGGATGAACTGGTGTGCGATCTTGTTGTTGACCGTGTGAAACAGGAAGACTGTGCAAACGGCTATGTTCTGGATGGATTCCCAAGGACGATTCCGCAGGCTGAAAGCCTTCGGTCCGCTTTAAAAGCGCTGGGAGAAAGCATTGATTACGCGATCAATATTGAAGTACCGGATGAGAATATCGTGAACCGCATGGGTGGAAGAAGAGCATGCCCTGCGTGTGGAGCGACCTATCATAAAGAGAATATACCGCCGAAGATCGCAGGCATCTGTGATGTCTGCGGAGCTAAATTGATACTGAGAGATGATGACAAACCGGAGACAGTTAAAAAACGTCTGGATGTTTATCACGATCAGACACAGCCGCTGATCGAGTTCTATACAGCTGAGAACGTGCTGGTGGAAGTAGATGGTACACAGCCGATGGATACTGTATTTGAGGCCATCTGTAAAATTTTGGGAGCGTAA
- the secY gene encoding preprotein translocase subunit SecY has protein sequence MLKTLKNAFKVQDVRRRIFYVFLMLVVVRLGTQVPVPGMNGEYFKEWFSSQTGDAFNFLDAFTGGSFSSMSIFALNITPYITSSIIMQLLTIAIPKLEEMQKDGEMGRKKITAITRYLTVGLALFESTAMAIGFGNKGLIPDMNFAKVVVAVVALTAGSAFLMWVGERINEKGVGNGISVVLAINIISRIPSDMVNLYESFVKGKSIAKAGLAAIIIIAIILAVVLLVLILNGAMRKIPVQYSKKMQGRKMVGGQSSHIPLKVNTSGVIPIIFASSIMSFPGIIASFVGKTGGTGIGSKILAGLNSGNWFNPHQPVYSVGLVVYILLVIFFAYFYTSITFNPLEVADNMKKQGGFVPGIRPGKPTVDYLNQILNYVIFIGAAGLTIVAVIPFFFNGVFGANVSFGGTSLIIVVSVILETLKQIESMMLVRNYKGFLNE, from the coding sequence ATGCTAAAGACTCTCAAAAATGCTTTTAAAGTTCAAGACGTAAGGCGGAGAATCTTTTATGTATTCCTGATGCTGGTAGTTGTGCGTTTGGGCACGCAGGTACCGGTACCGGGCATGAACGGTGAGTATTTTAAAGAGTGGTTCTCGAGCCAGACCGGAGACGCATTCAATTTCCTGGATGCGTTTACGGGAGGTTCGTTCTCTTCAATGTCAATTTTTGCGTTGAATATCACTCCGTATATTACTTCATCCATTATTATGCAGCTTCTGACCATTGCTATCCCGAAGCTAGAGGAAATGCAGAAGGACGGCGAAATGGGCCGGAAGAAAATTACTGCAATTACGAGATACCTGACGGTAGGCCTGGCTTTGTTTGAATCTACCGCAATGGCAATCGGATTCGGAAACAAGGGATTGATTCCGGATATGAATTTTGCAAAAGTCGTCGTTGCTGTTGTTGCATTGACGGCAGGATCCGCATTTCTTATGTGGGTCGGGGAACGGATCAATGAGAAAGGTGTCGGTAACGGTATTTCTGTTGTCCTGGCTATCAATATCATTTCCAGAATCCCAAGTGATATGGTGAATCTGTACGAATCTTTCGTAAAAGGGAAATCCATTGCGAAGGCAGGGCTGGCAGCGATCATCATTATTGCGATCATTCTGGCAGTCGTGTTGCTGGTTCTGATCCTGAACGGAGCGATGAGGAAAATTCCGGTTCAGTATTCAAAGAAAATGCAGGGAAGAAAAATGGTGGGCGGTCAGTCATCCCATATCCCGCTTAAAGTGAATACATCCGGCGTTATCCCGATCATCTTTGCTTCTTCGATCATGTCTTTCCCGGGCATTATCGCCTCTTTTGTCGGGAAGACAGGGGGAACAGGTATCGGTTCCAAAATACTTGCCGGATTAAACTCTGGAAACTGGTTTAATCCACATCAGCCGGTTTACTCTGTCGGTCTGGTGGTTTATATCTTACTGGTTATATTCTTTGCTTATTTCTATACATCCATCACTTTCAATCCATTGGAAGTTGCGGATAATATGAAAAAGCAGGGTGGATTTGTACCAGGTATCCGTCCTGGAAAACCGACGGTTGACTACTTAAACCAGATTTTGAATTACGTAATTTTTATAGGAGCAGCAGGACTTACGATCGTGGCTGTCATACCGTTTTTCTTTAACGGTGTGTTCGGTGCAAATGTTTCTTTCGGCGGAACTTCGCTGATCATTGTCGTCAGTGTTATCCTGGAAACATTGAAACAGATTGAATCCATGATGCTGGTAAGAAATTACAAAGGCTTTTTAAATGAGTAA
- the rplO gene encoding 50S ribosomal protein L15, whose product MDLSNLKPADGSRQSDNFRRGRGHGSGNGKTAGKGHKGQKARSGAPRPGFEGGQMPLYRRIPKRGFTNRNSKDIVAINVSVLERFEDGSDVTVETLLQTGAISNPKDGVKILGYGELTKKLNVKVNAVSESAKTKIEAAGGTVEVI is encoded by the coding sequence ATGGATTTATCAAATTTAAAACCAGCAGACGGTTCCAGACAAAGTGATAATTTCCGCAGAGGCCGTGGACATGGTTCGGGAAACGGTAAAACAGCCGGCAAAGGCCACAAAGGACAGAAAGCCCGTTCAGGAGCTCCAAGACCTGGGTTCGAAGGTGGACAGATGCCTTTATACAGACGTATCCCGAAAAGAGGTTTCACAAACAGAAACTCTAAGGATATTGTTGCGATCAATGTAAGTGTTCTTGAGAGATTTGAGGATGGTTCTGATGTGACAGTGGAAACACTGCTGCAGACCGGAGCAATCTCCAATCCGAAAGATGGTGTTAAGATTCTGGGTTATGGTGAACTGACAAAGAAACTTAATGTAAAGGTCAATGCAGTAAGTGAAAGTGCAAAGACTAAAATTGAAGCCGCAGGTGGAACAGTAGAGGTGATCTAA
- the rpmD gene encoding 50S ribosomal protein L30, whose translation MAEKLKITLVKSTIGAIPKHRKTVEALGLNKLNKTVEMPDNSAVRGMAKQVAHLVKVEEV comes from the coding sequence ATGGCAGAAAAATTAAAAATCACATTAGTTAAATCTACGATCGGTGCAATTCCGAAACACAGAAAAACAGTGGAAGCATTAGGCCTTAACAAGCTCAACAAAACGGTTGAGATGCCGGACAATTCCGCAGTGCGCGGCATGGCAAAACAGGTTGCTCATCTGGTGAAAGTAGAAGAAGTTTAA
- the rpsE gene encoding 30S ribosomal protein S5, with translation MKHSIIDASQLELEEKVVSIKRVTKVVKGGRNFRFTALVVVGDGNGHVGAGLGKATEIPEAIRKGKEDAMKKLITVARDDNDSITHDFIGKFGSAEVLLKRAPDGTGVIAGGPARAVIELAGIKNIRTKSLGSNNKQNVVLATIEGLRQLKTPEEVAKLRGKSVEEIFA, from the coding sequence ATGAAGCATAGTATTATTGATGCTAGCCAGCTTGAGTTAGAAGAAAAAGTAGTATCAATCAAACGTGTTACTAAGGTTGTTAAAGGTGGTCGTAACTTCCGTTTCACTGCTTTAGTAGTTGTCGGCGATGGCAATGGACATGTTGGTGCCGGATTAGGAAAGGCAACAGAGATTCCTGAAGCAATCCGTAAGGGTAAAGAAGACGCAATGAAGAAACTGATTACGGTTGCCAGAGATGACAATGACAGTATCACACATGATTTCATTGGAAAATTCGGAAGCGCTGAGGTATTATTAAAGAGAGCTCCGGATGGTACTGGTGTTATCGCAGGCGGTCCTGCACGTGCAGTGATCGAGCTTGCGGGTATCAAAAACATTCGTACCAAGTCTTTGGGTTCTAATAACAAGCAAAATGTTGTACTTGCTACCATCGAAGGGTTAAGACAGTTAAAGACTCCGGAAGAAGTGGCAAAACTTCGCGGCAAATCCGTTGAAGAGATCTTTGCTTAA
- the rplR gene encoding 50S ribosomal protein L18 — protein MISKVSRAKVRQKKHKRLRNHLVGTAARPRLAVFRSNNHMYAQIIDDTVGNTLVSASTLQKDVKAELEKTNDVAAAAYLGTVIGKKAVEKGITEVIFDRGGFIYQGKIKALADAAREAGLQF, from the coding sequence ATGATTAGTAAAGTATCAAGAGCGAAAGTTCGCCAGAAAAAACATAAAAGATTACGTAATCATCTCGTTGGTACAGCGGCAAGACCGCGTCTGGCTGTGTTCAGAAGTAATAATCACATGTATGCGCAGATTATTGATGACACAGTTGGAAATACGCTGGTTTCAGCTTCTACTCTTCAGAAAGATGTAAAAGCGGAACTGGAAAAAACCAACGATGTTGCAGCAGCAGCATATTTAGGAACTGTCATCGGTAAGAAAGCAGTTGAAAAAGGGATTACAGAAGTGATCTTTGACAGAGGCGGCTTTATTTATCAGGGTAAAATCAAAGCATTAGCCGATGCAGCAAGAGAAGCAGGACTTCAATTCTAG
- the rplF gene encoding 50S ribosomal protein L6: MSRIGRLPVVVPSGVEVKITENNEVTVKGPKGTLEKALPQEMDIKLEDGQVVVTRPNDLKKMKSLHGLTRTLVQNMVTGVAEGYEKVLEVNGVGYKVAKQGKKLVLSLGYSHPVEMEDPEGLESVVDGNKITVKGIDKERVGQYAAEIRDKRRPEPYKGKGIKYADEVIRRKVGKTGKK; this comes from the coding sequence ATGTCACGTATTGGAAGACTGCCTGTAGTTGTTCCGTCAGGTGTGGAAGTTAAGATCACTGAGAACAACGAAGTAACCGTAAAAGGTCCTAAGGGAACACTTGAAAAAGCGCTTCCTCAGGAAATGGATATTAAACTGGAGGATGGTCAGGTTGTTGTAACAAGACCAAACGATCTGAAGAAGATGAAATCTCTGCATGGTTTAACCAGAACTCTGGTACAGAACATGGTAACAGGCGTAGCAGAAGGTTACGAAAAAGTTCTGGAAGTAAACGGCGTAGGATATAAAGTAGCAAAACAGGGTAAAAAATTAGTACTATCCCTTGGTTATTCACATCCGGTTGAGATGGAAGATCCGGAAGGATTGGAATCCGTTGTAGATGGTAACAAAATCACTGTCAAAGGGATTGACAAAGAAAGAGTTGGCCAGTACGCAGCTGAAATCAGAGATAAGAGAAGACCTGAGCCGTATAAGGGCAAGGGTATCAAATATGCTGATGAAGTGATCAGACGTAAAGTTGGTAAGACCGGTAAAAAATAA
- the rpsH gene encoding 30S ribosomal protein S8, whose amino-acid sequence MTMSDPIADMLTRIRNANTAKHDTVDIPASKMKIAIADILLKEGYIVKYDLIEDGSFKTIRVTLKYGADKNEKIITGLKRISKPGLRVYANKEELPKVLGGLGIAILSTNQGVITDKEARKLQVGGEVLAFVW is encoded by the coding sequence ATGACAATGAGTGATCCGATAGCAGATATGCTTACGAGAATTCGTAATGCCAATACTGCAAAACATGACACTGTTGATATTCCGGCATCCAAAATGAAGATTGCAATTGCTGATATTTTGTTAAAAGAAGGTTATATTGTAAAATATGATCTGATCGAAGACGGCAGTTTCAAAACAATCCGTGTGACATTGAAATATGGTGCTGATAAAAACGAAAAAATCATCACAGGCCTTAAGAGAATCTCAAAACCAGGTCTGCGTGTCTATGCAAATAAAGAAGAGCTGCCGAAGGTACTGGGTGGTCTTGGAATCGCAATCCTGTCCACAAACCAGGGTGTGATTACAGACAAAGAAGCCAGAAAACTTCAGGTGGGCGGAGAAGTATTAGCTTTCGTTTGGTGA
- a CDS encoding type Z 30S ribosomal protein S14 gives MAKTAMKIKQQRKPKFSTREYNRCRICGRPHAYLRKYGICRICFRELAYKGQIPGVKKASW, from the coding sequence ATGGCTAAGACAGCAATGAAAATTAAACAGCAGCGTAAACCTAAATTCTCCACAAGAGAATACAATCGCTGCAGAATCTGTGGACGTCCACATGCATACCTGAGAAAATACGGAATCTGCAGGATCTGCTTCCGTGAACTGGCATACAAAGGCCAGATCCCAGGCGTGAAAAAGGCGAGCTGGTAG
- the rplE gene encoding 50S ribosomal protein L5 produces the protein MSRLRETYKNEIVDAMIKKFGYKNIMEVPKLEKIVINMGVGEAKDNAKLLDAAVSDLETIAGQKAVLTRAKNSIANFKLREGMAIGCKVTLRGEKMYEFADRLINLALPRVRDFRGVNPNAFDGRGNYALGIKEQLIFPEIEYDKVDKVRGMDVIFVTTAKSDEEARELLTQFNMPFAK, from the coding sequence GTGAGTAGATTAAGAGAAACTTACAAGAACGAGATCGTAGATGCTATGATCAAAAAGTTTGGATATAAAAACATCATGGAAGTGCCAAAACTCGAGAAGATCGTGATCAACATGGGTGTTGGTGAGGCCAAAGATAACGCAAAACTGCTTGACGCAGCTGTCAGTGATCTGGAAACGATCGCAGGACAGAAGGCTGTCCTTACAAGAGCAAAGAACTCCATTGCTAACTTCAAACTCAGAGAGGGTATGGCAATCGGATGTAAAGTAACATTGAGAGGCGAGAAGATGTATGAATTCGCTGATCGTCTGATTAACCTTGCTCTTCCTCGTGTACGTGACTTCCGTGGCGTTAACCCGAATGCATTTGACGGAAGAGGAAATTATGCGCTTGGTATCAAAGAGCAGTTGATTTTCCCAGAAATCGAATATGATAAAGTCGATAAAGTAAGAGGTATGGACGTAATTTTTGTTACCACTGCTAAGAGCGACGAAGAAGCTCGTGAATTATTGACACAGTTCAATATGCCGTTTGCAAAGTAA